A region of Asterias amurensis chromosome 20, ASM3211899v1 DNA encodes the following proteins:
- the LOC139952191 gene encoding uncharacterized protein — protein sequence MGGAVSAGEDNNHLVDNLREADYIKTEQVEKVFRAVDRINYYLDGYKDNAYKDLAWKHGNIHLSAPCIYSEVMEALKLEPNLSFLNIGSGTGYLSTMVGLVLGAHGINHGLEIHLDVIEFAKGRLDNFIKESSSFDQYELCEPKFVQGNGLLLCSGCRTYDRVYCGAACPAEHENYMKNLLKVGGVLVMPLEDQLKQITRIGQSQWDSKNILPVSFAPLILPSMTEGQSFSTVELPEVNSKSLQDLSRIKIRKIIRDIVNVEHPPTQSGKRQPRKPPPRRMPNCIMIRNVSNMLELAGELMSDYDYDSDEILEEEEEEDKEEEQKEEEGEDWKKQDFETDDSERGERHGSGDGDSKAKEKNGRRGSHNGRQRHQRGPGYSPSTSRPGRYVVEFSHHPPESNVEDNPQERESPTPQPDEQRKTTMEECLSEAFEFARSLKRAYDNGPPQDRKRVNDGQSECESMEEIQGACADDPLYSMNELADFDKDPHSSPAPPSSQKEMKNKTAQEEVRKSTPDNGLAKQQGNISPMIHTPPEHDNGDASNAKSVMEDTWRRSRSPPPVDSRPSQMRHSYPLRSRDHHARGEESGNSSDSSQTSSSGVSDDMIFDHLKRKKRLGKQRKKAAAPLPSGPNYLREKIVQLPLPQSLISYLLYHREI from the exons ATGGGTGGAGCAGTGAGCGCCGGGGAAGACAACAATCATCTCGTTGACAATCTCCGAGAAGCCGATTACATCAAGACAGAGCAGGTGGAGAAAGTCTTCCGAGCTGTTGATCGCATCAACTACTACTTAGATGGATATAAAGACAACGCTTACAAG GACCTAGCCTGGAAACATGGGAACATACATCTCTCAGCTCCATGCATCTACTCTGAGGTAATGGAAGCATTGAAACTGGAGCCTAACTTGTCCTTTCTAAACATTGGCAGTGGTACAGGCTACCTTAGTACAATGGTTGGACTAGTCTTAG gggcACATGGTATTAATCATGGTTTGGAGATCCATTTAGATGTGATTGAGTTTGCCAAGGGTAGACTAGACAACTTTATCAAGGAGTCCTCTTCCTTTGATCAGTATGAACTCTGTGAACCCAAGTTTGTGCAAG GTAATGGTCTACTGCTGTGTTCTGGGTGCCGTACCTATGACAGGGTTTACTGTGGTGCTGCCTGCCCAGCTGAGCATGAAAACTACATGAAGAATCTCCTGAAGGTGGGCGGGGTACTAGTCATGCCGCTCGAAGATCAG CTAAAGCAGATCACACGCATCGGTCAGAGCCAATGGGATAGCAAGAATATTCTGCCAGTGTCGTTTGCTCCCCTCATTCTCCCATCTATGACAGAGGGACAAAGCTTCTCAACTGTGGAACTAC CTGAAGTCAACTCAAAATCTCTACAAGACCTCTCTCGCATCAAAATCCGCAAAATCATCCGGGACATTGTCAACGTGGAGCACCCTCCAACTCAGAGCGGTAAACGGCAGCCGCGTAAGCCTCCACCACGTCGCATGCCGAACTGCATCATGATACGCAATGTCAGCAACATGCTGGAACTCGCTGGAGAGCTGATGAGCGACTACGACTACGATAGCGATGAGATCTTAGAGGAGGAAGAAGAGGAAGATAAAGAGGAGGAGCAGAAGGAAGAAGAGGGCGAAGACTGGAAGAAACAGGACTTTGAGACAGACGATTCTGAGAGAGGAGAAAGACATGGAAGTGGTGACGGAGATTCCAAAGCGAAGGAGAAAAATGGGAGACGCGGAAGCCATAACGGTCGACAGAGACACCAGAGAGGTCCCGGCTACTCGCCGTCCACGTCTCGTCCAGGTAGGTATGTGGTGGAGTTCAGTCACCACCCACCGGAGAGTAACGTCGAGGACAACCCGCAAGAGCGGGAATCCCCAACGCCGCAGCCTGATGAGCAGCGGAAGACCACTATGGAGGAATGTCTAAGCGAAGCTTTTGAATTTGCCCGAAGTCTAAAGCGGGCATATGACAACGGGCCCCCGCAGGACAGAAAGCGAGTCAACGATGGACAGAGCGAGTGTGAGTCGATGGAAGAGATACAGGGTGCTTGCGCTGATGATCCTTTGTACTCGATGAATGAATTGGCAGACTTTGACAAAGACCCTCACTCATCGCCGGCTCCGCCATCATCCCAAAAGGAGATGAAAAATAAAACGGCGCAAGAGGAAGTGAGGAAGTCAACACCGGATAATGGTCTGGCAAAACAGCAAGGTAACATTTCTCCAATGATACATACCCCACCCGAACACGACAATGGAGACGCCAGCAATGCAAAGTCCGTAATGGAGGACACCTGGAGGCGGTCCCGAAGCCCGCCTCCTGTCGATAGCAGACCCTCCCAGATGCGACACTCTTACCCTCTCCGAAGCCGCGACCATCACGCACGCGGAGAGGAGAGTGGTAACTCTAGCGACAGCTCTCAAACATCCTCCAGCGGGGTGTCTGATGACATGATCTTTGATCACCTGAAGCGTAAGAAGCGTCTGGGAAAACAGAGAAAGAAGGCTGCAGCTCCGCTGCCGTCAGGTCCAAACTACTTGAGGGAGAAAATAGTCCAGCTTCCTCTACCCCAGTCACTCATCTCGTATCTCCTATACCACCGTGAGATATGA